The following coding sequences are from one Vulpes vulpes isolate BD-2025 chromosome 12, VulVul3, whole genome shotgun sequence window:
- the LOC112929493 gene encoding MARVEL domain-containing protein 3: MGDTPGAREPRARPEERDPERQPRPDRGRHPERQRDRPGDRRRERNGAERGDGHRGRGRGRGRGRGRDRDARQDGGRGAGEKARRSRARDAPRSPACAAAPPPWPAPWETPAPPPQRKERLGPRGPASEPTSGRYLPSNPRSGLEEVEYYQSEAEGLLECHKCRYLCTGRACCQMLEALLNLLVLACSSVSYGSTGGYTGLPSLGGIYYYQFGGAYSGFDGAAGERAQQLDVQFYQLKLPTVTTAMACSGALMAFCCLLVLLGVLRVPWHCPLWLVAEGLLDVLIAAAHVPALYFYFQRLSAAYASPVCKEREALYQSKGYSGFSCSLHGGDIGAGIFAALSTGVFAVGAVLAIRGYRKVMKLKEKPAEILEF; encoded by the exons ATGGGGGATACGCCGGGGGCTCGCGAGCCCCGGGCCCGGCCGGAAGAGCGGGACCCCGAGCGGCAGCCCCGCCCGGACCGAGGCCGTCACCCCGAGCGCCAGCGGGACAGACCCGGGGACCGGCGCCGGGAGAGGAACGGGGCCGAGCGCGGGGACGGGcaccggggcaggggcaggggcaggggcaggggcaggggccgggaCCGGGACGCTCGCCAGGACGGCGGCCGCGGAGCCGGGGAGAAGGCCCGCAGGAGCCGGGCGCGGGAcgccccccggagccccgccTGCGCCGCTGCCCCGCCGCCCTGGCCCGCGCCCTGGGAGACCCCGGCGCCGCCGCCCCAGAGGAAGGAGCGCCTGGGGCCCCGCGGCCCGGCAAG TGAACCCACTTCAGGGAGATACCTGCCCTCGAACCCCAGGTCTGGACTAGAGGAAGTGGAATATTACCAGTCAGAGGCTGAAGGACTCCTGGAATGCCATAAATGCAGATACCTGTGCACTGGGAGAG CCTGCTGCCAGATGCTGGAGGCGCTCCTGAACTTGTTGGTCCTGGCCTGCAGCTCTGTGTCTTACGGCTCCACAGGGGGCTACACGGGCCTCCCCAGCCTGGGGGGCATTTACTACTACCAGTTCGGAGGGGCTTACAGTGGCTTCGACGGCGCGGCTGGGGAGAGAGCGCAGCAGCTGGACGTCCAGTTCTACCAGCTGAAGCTGCCCACCGTCACCACGGCCATGGCCTGCAGCGGGGCCCTCATGGCCTTCTGCTGCCTCCTCGTGCTCCTGGGCGTGCTGCGGGTGCCGTGGCACTGCCCCCTGTGGCTGGTGGCCGAAGGCCTGCTGGACGTGCTCATTGCCGCGGCCCACGTCCCCGCTCTGTACTTCTACTTCCAGCGCCTTTCGGCCGCCTACGCCTCCCCCGTGTGTAAAGAGAGGGAGGCGCTGTACCAAAGCAAAGGCTACAGCGGCTTCAGCTGCAGTCTCCACGGGGGGGACATAGGAGCTGGAATCTTTGCTGCCCTGAGCACTGGGGTCTTTGCCGTGGGGGCCGTGCTGGCCATCAGGGGTTACCGAAAAGTCATGAAGCTGAAGGAGAAGCCTGCAGAGATATTGGAGTTTTAG
- the LOC140594800 gene encoding MARVEL domain-containing protein 3-like, producing the protein MVLMCVVASYFVLAGFSASFTSGGGFGNNYYSPFEGTELEQVRQLDQQYTVLRAPLIYGGVAVSLGLGVLTMGVLLQGAKSLTKLWGKWLLLEAAFSLLAALSYGAGIGIYLHVALQINSTDTCRARARLYARKGLTWMNCELAGTDGAAATFACLLVIMYGASVVLALRSHREQQRRKEGQAQPREYHEGPEYLWSGTL; encoded by the coding sequence ATGGTTCTCATGTGTGTCGTGGCCTCCTACTTTGTCCTTGCTGGATTCAGCGCCAGCTTCACCAGTGGTGGCGGCTTTGGAAACAACTACTACTCCCCATTTGAGGGCACGGAGCTGGAGCAGGTTCGGCAGCTGGACCAGCAGTATACGGTCCTCCGGGCACCTCTGATTTATGGTGGCGTGGCTGTGTCTCTGGGGCTGGGTGTCCTCACTATGGGTGTTTTACTCCAAGGAGCCAAAAGCCTAACCAAACTGTGGGGGAAGTGGCTCCTCCTGGAGGCCGCCTTCAGCCTCCTGGCGGCTCTGAGCTACGGCGCAGGCATTGGCATTTACCTCCACGTAGCCTTGCAGATCAATTCCACCGACACTTGCAGAGCACGAGCGAGGCTCTATGCCCGCAAGGGTCTCACCTGGATGAACTGCGAGCTGGCAGGCACGGACGGAGCAGCAGCCACCTTTGCCTGTCTCCTGGTGATCATGTATGGGGCCAGCGTGGTGCTGGCGCTGCGGAGCCACCGGGAGCAGCAGCGCCGCAAGGAGGGCCAGGCGCAGCCCCGAGAGTACCATGAGGGCCCGGAGTACCTGTGGTCAGGAACTCTCTGA